From the genome of Palaemon carinicauda isolate YSFRI2023 chromosome 6, ASM3689809v2, whole genome shotgun sequence, one region includes:
- the LOC137642997 gene encoding craniofacial development protein 2-like translates to MGIERKSKIVIKLRLCFEEDIGNGYQFLYSGANEIGRSSVGIVISKEMKENIVGVEWKSERLMKVRLCFGGLILSVLSTYAQQTRCNEKADNNFRSDMDEANTAPEIEERLVLGGNVNIHIGGNHEHVSRIHGGHGMGEMNQEGELITDLLRTFSMEIN, encoded by the coding sequence ATGGGCATTGAAAGGAAAAGTAAGATAGTAATTAAATTAAGGTTGTGCTTTGAAGAGGATATTGGCAATGGCTATCAGTTTCTATATAGTGGAGCTAATGAAATAGGAAGAAGTAGTGTAGGGATTGTCATCagtaaagaaatgaaagaaaacattGTGGGTGTAGAATGGAAAAGTGAAAGACTGATGAAAGTAAGGTTGTGCTTTGGTGGACTCATCTTGAGTGTATTAAGCACGTATGCACAGCAGACCAGGTGTAATGAAAAAGCAGACAATAATTTCAGGAGCGATATGGATGAAGCCAATACAGCACCAGAAATAGAAGAGAGGCTAGTTTTGGGAGGAAACGTGAATATACACATCGGAGGCAACCATGAACACGTCAGTAGAATACATGGAGGGCATGGCATGGGAGAAATGAACCAGGAGGGAGAATTGATAACAGACCTTTTACGGACATTTAGCATGGAAATTAATTAA